One Natronincola ferrireducens DNA segment encodes these proteins:
- a CDS encoding ATP-dependent Clp protease ATP-binding subunit, with amino-acid sequence MKKCSVCNKNIAVVFATKIENGKSEMKGMCMTCAKKMGLPVIQQLMEQTGMTEEELESLSEEMDTTLEGDSIEGENDSNTHPLLSLFKGNNQTSHHQDQEEYPSNTKEEKEKNKSQKKSKGKKKNLEMYGTNLTEKANNKEVDRIIGRHREIDRTVQILNRRNKNNPILIGEPGVGKTAIAEGLAVRIVERQVPAKLFNTEVYLLDLTAIVAGTQFRGQFEGRMKAIIKEAQDCGNVILVIDEVHNIMGAGEVHGGVMNAANILKPALAKGEIQIIGATTLEEYRKHIEKDAALERRFQPVLVEEPTVEETIEIVKGIKNYYEEYHRVKIPQETIEAAVKLSEKYITDRYLPDKAIDVIDEAGSRANLKNQGLVELEALKEELENIQQKRQEAALGDDYEKAAQYKVEECLLLDKIKKIEEVCNDATITIEDVAFVIESWTKIPVQRITEKEAHKLLHLEDRLHKRIIGQNEAVKALAKAIRRNRSGFKKKRKPSSFIFVGPTGVGKTELVKALANELFGSEEALIRLDMSEYMEKHTTSKLIGAPPGYIGYDQGGQLTEKIRRKPYSVILMDEMEKAHPDVFNLLLQILEDGRLTDSEGRTVYFENAVIVMTSNIGTQLKSSGMGFGRNNYDAMEERVKEALKEAFRPEFLNRIDETIVFTNLTREERWEIIDLMLQEVIEEVEEKDMTLEVDQEVKAFILEKGYDERYGARPLRRTIQRHIEDEIAEAYLRGELREGNHIKVQLKKDHVVLDITG; translated from the coding sequence ATGAAGAAATGTTCTGTTTGTAATAAAAACATAGCAGTTGTTTTTGCCACTAAAATTGAAAATGGCAAATCAGAAATGAAGGGGATGTGTATGACCTGTGCCAAAAAGATGGGTTTACCTGTTATTCAACAATTGATGGAGCAGACGGGGATGACAGAAGAAGAACTGGAAAGCTTGTCTGAAGAAATGGATACTACACTAGAAGGAGATAGTATAGAGGGAGAGAATGATAGTAATACCCATCCTTTATTAAGTTTATTTAAAGGGAACAACCAAACAAGTCACCATCAAGATCAGGAGGAGTACCCCAGCAATACGAAGGAAGAAAAAGAAAAAAATAAAAGCCAAAAGAAATCCAAAGGCAAGAAAAAAAATTTAGAGATGTATGGAACCAATCTAACTGAAAAGGCTAATAATAAAGAAGTAGATAGAATCATTGGTAGGCATCGGGAAATTGATCGAACTGTTCAGATTTTAAATCGTCGTAATAAAAACAACCCTATACTGATAGGAGAACCAGGTGTAGGAAAAACTGCTATAGCAGAGGGCCTAGCTGTAAGAATTGTTGAAAGACAAGTTCCTGCCAAGCTATTTAATACAGAGGTATATCTACTGGACTTAACAGCCATTGTAGCAGGCACCCAGTTTAGAGGACAATTTGAAGGACGTATGAAGGCTATTATTAAGGAAGCTCAAGATTGTGGCAATGTAATTTTGGTGATTGATGAGGTCCATAATATCATGGGGGCAGGGGAGGTTCATGGTGGAGTAATGAATGCTGCCAATATATTAAAGCCTGCCTTAGCTAAGGGAGAAATTCAAATTATTGGTGCCACCACCCTTGAAGAATATAGAAAGCATATTGAAAAAGATGCTGCTTTAGAAAGACGATTTCAACCAGTACTGGTGGAAGAGCCTACAGTGGAAGAAACTATAGAAATAGTAAAGGGCATTAAAAACTATTATGAGGAGTACCATAGGGTAAAAATCCCTCAAGAAACAATAGAAGCAGCCGTAAAGCTATCAGAAAAATATATTACCGATAGATATTTACCAGATAAAGCAATCGATGTTATAGATGAAGCAGGCTCTAGAGCCAACTTAAAAAACCAAGGACTGGTGGAGCTAGAGGCATTAAAGGAAGAACTAGAAAATATCCAGCAGAAACGACAAGAAGCTGCCTTAGGAGATGACTATGAAAAGGCTGCACAATATAAAGTGGAGGAATGTCTGTTACTGGATAAAATTAAAAAAATTGAAGAGGTATGCAATGATGCTACCATTACCATAGAAGACGTTGCCTTTGTTATAGAATCTTGGACAAAAATTCCTGTCCAAAGGATAACAGAAAAAGAAGCCCATAAGCTTTTACATCTAGAGGACCGTTTACACAAAAGGATCATTGGTCAAAATGAAGCTGTCAAGGCTCTGGCTAAGGCCATACGACGAAATCGTTCAGGTTTTAAGAAAAAACGAAAGCCATCTTCTTTTATCTTTGTAGGTCCCACAGGAGTTGGAAAAACTGAATTAGTTAAGGCTTTAGCCAATGAGCTTTTTGGAAGTGAAGAAGCTTTGATTCGTTTAGATATGTCAGAATATATGGAAAAGCATACGACATCAAAACTGATCGGAGCACCTCCTGGATATATAGGCTATGATCAAGGGGGACAGCTGACAGAAAAAATAAGACGGAAGCCCTATTCTGTTATCCTAATGGATGAAATGGAGAAGGCCCATCCAGATGTTTTTAACCTATTACTTCAAATTCTAGAGGACGGAAGACTTACAGACAGTGAGGGAAGAACCGTTTACTTTGAAAATGCTGTAATTGTTATGACCTCCAACATAGGAACCCAGTTGAAGTCTAGCGGTATGGGATTTGGCAGGAATAACTATGATGCTATGGAGGAACGGGTGAAAGAAGCTTTAAAGGAAGCTTTTCGTCCTGAGTTTTTAAATAGGATAGATGAGACCATTGTGTTTACTAACCTCACTAGGGAAGAACGTTGGGAGATTATAGATCTAATGCTACAGGAGGTTATAGAAGAGGTTGAAGAAAAGGATATGACCCTGGAGGTAGACCAAGAGGTTAAGGCCTTTATTTTGGAGAAGGGGTATGATGAAAGGTATGGAGCAAGGCCATTGAGAAGAACGATTCAAAGACATATTGAAGATGAAATCGCAGAAGCCTATCTTAGAGGTGAATTGAGGGAAGGAAATCATATTAAAGTACAGTTAAAGAAGGATCATGTTGTATTGGATATAACAGGGTAA